A region from the Streptomyces lydicus genome encodes:
- a CDS encoding RluA family pseudouridine synthase, whose protein sequence is MSTIPEIRTLPVPDGLEGERVDAALARMFGFSRTKAAELAAAGKVRVDGSEVMKSERVSGGAWLEVEMPQAAAPVEIIAEPVEGMEIVHDDDDIVVIVKPVGVAAHPSPGWTGTTVIGGLAAAGYRISTSGAAERQGIVHRLDVGTSGLMVVAKSERAYTLLKQQFRERTVDKRYHALVQGHPDPMSGTIDAPIGRHPQHDYKWAVTAEGKASVTHYDLIEAFRAASLLDIKLETGRTHQIRVHMSAHRHPCVGDLTYGADPTLAKRLGITRQWLHAMRLGFEHPSDGRWVEFESAYPDDLQRALDTVRDESS, encoded by the coding sequence GTGAGCACCATTCCCGAGATCCGCACCCTGCCCGTACCGGACGGCCTGGAGGGCGAGCGCGTCGACGCCGCGCTGGCCCGGATGTTCGGCTTCTCCCGTACGAAGGCGGCCGAGCTCGCCGCCGCCGGCAAGGTCCGGGTCGACGGCTCCGAGGTGATGAAGTCCGAGCGGGTGAGCGGCGGCGCCTGGCTGGAAGTGGAGATGCCGCAGGCCGCGGCGCCCGTGGAGATCATTGCCGAGCCCGTCGAGGGCATGGAGATCGTGCACGACGACGACGACATCGTGGTGATCGTCAAGCCCGTCGGCGTGGCCGCGCACCCCAGCCCCGGCTGGACGGGAACGACCGTCATCGGCGGTCTGGCCGCGGCCGGCTACCGCATCTCCACCTCCGGTGCCGCCGAGCGCCAGGGCATCGTGCACCGTCTCGACGTCGGCACCTCCGGCCTGATGGTGGTCGCCAAGTCCGAGCGCGCCTACACCCTGCTCAAGCAGCAGTTCCGTGAGCGCACGGTCGACAAGCGCTACCACGCCCTGGTCCAGGGCCACCCGGACCCGATGAGCGGCACCATCGACGCCCCCATCGGCCGGCACCCGCAGCACGACTACAAGTGGGCGGTGACGGCCGAGGGCAAGGCCTCCGTCACGCACTACGACCTGATCGAGGCGTTCCGCGCGGCCAGCCTGCTCGACATCAAGCTGGAGACCGGCCGCACCCATCAGATCCGGGTGCACATGTCCGCGCACCGCCACCCCTGCGTCGGCGACCTGACCTACGGCGCCGACCCCACCCTCGCCAAGCGCCTCGGCATCACCCGGCAGTGGCTGCACGCCATGCGGCTGGGCTTCGAGCACCCCTCGGACGGCCGCTGGGTCGAGTTCGAGAGCGCCTACCCGGATGACCTGCAGCGCGCCCTGGACACCGTCCGGGACGAGAGCAGCTGA
- the lspA gene encoding signal peptidase II, producing MAKAERITGTPEPEPGAGAESAAESAAESEEGKTVEPEQGTGHRKRRIAALLLVALVVYLLDLGSKLLVVAKLEHHEPIQVIGTLLQFTVIRNRGAAFSMGEALTIFLTLIAVAVIVVIARIARKLYSLPWAIALGLLLGGAFGNLTDRLFRSPGVFEGAVVDFIAPAHFAVFNLADSGIVCGGILIVILSFRGLDPDGTVHKD from the coding sequence GTGGCTAAGGCCGAACGCATCACCGGTACGCCGGAACCCGAGCCGGGTGCCGGAGCGGAATCCGCTGCGGAATCCGCTGCGGAATCCGAGGAGGGGAAGACGGTGGAGCCGGAGCAGGGCACCGGCCACCGCAAGCGCCGGATCGCCGCGCTGCTGCTGGTCGCGCTCGTCGTCTACCTGCTCGACCTGGGCAGCAAGCTCCTGGTGGTCGCGAAACTGGAGCACCACGAGCCCATCCAGGTGATCGGGACGCTGCTGCAGTTCACCGTGATCCGTAACCGCGGCGCCGCGTTCAGCATGGGCGAGGCGCTGACGATCTTCCTCACCCTCATCGCGGTGGCCGTGATCGTGGTGATCGCCCGGATCGCCCGCAAGCTCTACAGCCTGCCCTGGGCGATCGCGCTCGGGCTGCTGCTCGGCGGCGCCTTCGGCAACCTCACCGACCGGCTGTTCCGCTCGCCGGGGGTCTTCGAGGGCGCGGTGGTCGACTTCATCGCCCCGGCGCACTTCGCGGTCTTCAACCTCGCCGACTCCGGGATCGTCTGCGGCGGCATCCTGATCGTGATCCTGTCCTTCCGGGGACTGGACCCCGACGGGACCGTGCACAAGGACTGA
- a CDS encoding mechanosensitive ion channel family protein → MEDVLRPVVVVGGAVLLALVLVWLADRALVRIDAGHPETPLWGLLRRCRIPLQVVLCAALLRGSFDHTGLDSVEEHAAGIGQALTLVLIAATAWLVVRAAAAIVESSYSRYAAGARDAARVRRVRTQVTLIQRVVTAVVIVVAAASMLLTFPAMRAVGTSMLASAGLLGIVAGIAAQSTLGNLFAGLQIAFGDMVRIGDTVVVDGEWGTVEEITLTFLTVRTWDERRITMPVSYFTGKPFENWSRGGAQMTGTVLLHLDHSAPVEKMRQRLLEILQECPEWDGRSWSLVVTDTTPSTIVVRALVTARDSDTLWTVRCAVRERLLEWLVAEHAYALPRITTATAPPDKS, encoded by the coding sequence TTGGAGGACGTCCTGCGTCCGGTCGTCGTCGTCGGCGGCGCCGTCCTGCTCGCCCTCGTTCTGGTCTGGCTCGCCGACCGGGCACTGGTCCGGATCGATGCCGGCCACCCGGAGACCCCCTTGTGGGGCCTGCTGCGCCGCTGCCGGATACCGCTGCAAGTGGTGCTCTGCGCGGCCCTGTTGCGCGGCTCGTTCGACCATACGGGCCTGGATTCCGTCGAGGAGCACGCGGCGGGCATCGGGCAGGCGCTGACCCTGGTCCTGATCGCGGCCACCGCCTGGCTGGTCGTCCGGGCCGCGGCGGCGATCGTCGAGTCCTCGTACTCGCGCTATGCGGCGGGCGCCCGGGACGCGGCGCGGGTGCGGCGGGTACGGACCCAGGTGACGCTGATCCAGCGGGTGGTGACGGCCGTGGTGATCGTCGTCGCGGCCGCCTCGATGCTGCTGACGTTCCCGGCGATGCGGGCGGTCGGCACCTCCATGCTGGCGTCGGCCGGGCTGCTGGGCATCGTCGCCGGTATCGCCGCCCAGTCCACCCTCGGCAACCTCTTCGCGGGCCTGCAGATCGCGTTCGGCGACATGGTGCGCATCGGGGACACCGTCGTCGTGGACGGCGAGTGGGGCACCGTCGAGGAGATCACGCTGACCTTTCTGACCGTGCGGACCTGGGACGAGCGCCGGATCACCATGCCGGTGTCGTACTTCACCGGCAAGCCCTTCGAGAACTGGTCGCGCGGCGGTGCGCAGATGACCGGCACGGTCCTCCTGCACCTCGACCACAGCGCACCGGTGGAGAAGATGCGCCAGCGGCTGCTGGAAATCCTCCAGGAGTGCCCGGAGTGGGACGGCAGGTCCTGGAGTCTGGTGGTCACCGACACCACACCCTCCACGATCGTGGTGCGTGCGCTGGTGACCGCCCGGGACTCGGACACCCTGTGGACGGTGCGGTGCGCGGTCCGCGAGCGGCTGCTGGAGTGGCTGGTGGCCGAACACGCCTACGCACTGCCGCGGATCACCACGGCGACGGCGCCGCCGGACAAGTCCTAG
- a CDS encoding alkaline phosphatase D family protein — MTDHDQISRRTAVTAVAATAALLPFAGAATAHAQGAAAQDSFFQHGVASGDPLPDGVLLWTRVTPTASATPGSGRGPATKVSWQVASDKNFTSVVARGNLTTSAASDHTVKADVRGLHPATHYYYRFTVDGQHSPVGRTRTAPAPDTAAGNIRFGVVSCANWESGYFSPYRHLAARTELDAVLHVGDYLYEYKSGEYPEFKYVVRPHTPAHELLTLADYRIRHGVHKTDPDAMAMHATHPVIAMWDDHEFADNAWKGGAVNHTPETEGPWSARMAAAKQAYFEWMPVRPSIAGTTYRRLRFGTLADLHLLDLRSFRDAQAKPGSGAVDDPSRTITGRAQLDWLKSGLERSDTAWRLVGTSVMISQVAFGAVPAKLLGPLAEILGIPKEGLAINTDQWDGYTDDRRELLSHLSDRGIDNTVFLTGDIHMAWANEVPLQAATYPADRAVATEFVVTSVTSDNVDDFLHVAPHTVSLAGVAAIKAANRHVKWLDMDSHGYGVLDIDAQRTQMDYFGISDKTDPNATSTLLRSYLTRSGSQQVERADQPLV, encoded by the coding sequence GTGACCGATCATGACCAGATCTCGCGCCGCACAGCCGTCACGGCCGTAGCCGCCACCGCCGCCCTTCTGCCGTTCGCCGGCGCCGCCACCGCACACGCCCAGGGGGCCGCGGCCCAGGACTCGTTCTTTCAGCACGGAGTCGCCTCCGGGGACCCGCTCCCGGACGGCGTCCTGCTGTGGACCCGGGTCACGCCGACCGCGTCGGCGACCCCCGGCTCCGGCCGCGGACCGGCCACCAAGGTGAGCTGGCAGGTGGCGAGCGACAAGAACTTCACGTCCGTGGTCGCCCGGGGGAACCTGACCACCTCTGCCGCCAGTGACCACACCGTCAAGGCGGACGTCCGCGGCCTGCACCCGGCCACCCACTACTACTACCGCTTCACCGTCGACGGTCAGCACTCCCCCGTCGGCCGGACCCGTACCGCCCCCGCCCCCGACACCGCGGCCGGCAACATCCGCTTCGGCGTGGTCTCCTGTGCCAACTGGGAGTCCGGCTACTTCTCCCCCTACCGGCACCTGGCCGCCCGCACCGAACTGGACGCGGTGCTCCACGTCGGCGACTACCTCTACGAGTACAAGTCCGGTGAGTACCCGGAGTTCAAGTACGTCGTCCGCCCGCACACCCCCGCCCACGAGCTGCTGACGCTCGCCGACTACCGCATCCGGCACGGCGTCCACAAGACCGACCCGGACGCGATGGCCATGCACGCCACGCACCCGGTCATCGCCATGTGGGACGACCACGAGTTCGCCGACAACGCCTGGAAGGGCGGCGCGGTGAACCACACCCCGGAGACCGAGGGCCCCTGGTCCGCGCGGATGGCCGCCGCGAAGCAGGCCTACTTCGAGTGGATGCCGGTGCGCCCCTCGATCGCCGGCACCACCTACCGCAGGCTGCGCTTCGGCACCCTCGCCGATCTGCACCTGCTGGACCTGCGGTCGTTCCGTGACGCCCAGGCCAAGCCGGGCAGCGGTGCGGTCGACGACCCGAGCCGTACGATCACCGGGCGGGCGCAGCTGGACTGGCTCAAGTCCGGACTGGAGCGCTCGGACACCGCCTGGCGGCTGGTCGGCACCTCGGTGATGATCTCGCAGGTCGCCTTCGGCGCCGTCCCCGCGAAGCTGCTGGGCCCGCTCGCCGAGATCCTCGGGATACCCAAGGAGGGCCTGGCGATCAACACCGACCAGTGGGACGGCTACACCGACGACCGCCGCGAACTGCTGAGCCACCTCAGCGACCGCGGCATCGACAACACGGTGTTCCTGACCGGCGACATCCACATGGCCTGGGCCAACGAGGTGCCGCTCCAGGCAGCGACCTACCCCGCCGACCGCGCGGTGGCGACGGAGTTCGTGGTCACCTCCGTCACCTCCGACAACGTGGACGACTTCCTGCACGTCGCCCCGCACACCGTCTCGCTGGCCGGGGTCGCCGCCATCAAGGCCGCCAACCGCCATGTGAAGTGGCTGGACATGGACTCGCACGGCTACGGGGTCCTGGACATCGACGCCCAGCGGACGCAGATGGACTACTTCGGCATCTCCGACAAGACCGATCCGAACGCCACCAGCACCCTGCTGCGCTCGTACCTCACCCGGTCCGGCAGCCAGCAGGTGGAGCGCGCGGACCAGCCGCTCGTCTAG
- a CDS encoding Na+/H+ antiporter — MFVLLLGAVVMVPVGDRLGLPSPVLMTLVGAVLALLPFVPNVEVPPEFILPVVLPPLLYAAVQRTSWRQFTANVRPIFLLAVALVFATTAAVAAVAQAVVPGMPVAAAVVLGALVAPPDPVAATAVAGKLGLPRRLVSILEGEGLFNDVTAIVLYHVALAAAVSGTFSVPAAVGSLVLSAVVAIAVGLGLGWLTNKLMGLLGDPTLQIGLTLLVPFVAYVLAENFRGSGVLAVLTCALFLAEYAVDPDDVMGRLAGYTFWEVVDTLVTGVAFGLIGLELHNIFGAASHRWGQLLGAGAAVVGVVVGVRLLWLLPAAWLAKRMHKRRDYDEEIPMSWRETLIMWWAGMRGVASVALALAIPYSVDGGDDFPVRDDILFIAFAVVLSTLLIQGLTLPWLVRRLRVRADTDAVDALERELAIRVIKASKRRLKEILEVEELPDEVSEQLARRAHDIGARIAPDIVDDERRELFDKRITRLKKVHRIQGEMLSAARHEVLAARSEPGADPEIVDRVLRHLDMRSLRGTP, encoded by the coding sequence ATGTTCGTCCTGCTGCTCGGAGCCGTGGTCATGGTTCCGGTCGGCGACCGGCTGGGACTCCCGTCGCCGGTGCTGATGACCCTCGTCGGCGCCGTGCTGGCACTGCTGCCGTTCGTGCCCAACGTCGAGGTGCCGCCGGAGTTCATCCTGCCGGTGGTGCTGCCGCCGCTGCTCTACGCGGCGGTGCAGCGCACCTCCTGGCGGCAGTTCACCGCCAACGTCCGGCCGATCTTCCTGCTCGCCGTGGCGCTGGTCTTCGCCACCACCGCCGCGGTCGCCGCCGTCGCCCAGGCGGTGGTGCCGGGGATGCCGGTGGCCGCGGCGGTGGTGCTCGGCGCGCTGGTCGCCCCGCCCGACCCGGTGGCCGCGACGGCCGTCGCCGGCAAGCTCGGGTTGCCCCGCCGGCTGGTGTCGATCCTGGAGGGCGAGGGGCTGTTCAACGACGTCACCGCCATCGTGCTGTACCACGTCGCGCTCGCCGCGGCGGTCAGCGGAACCTTCTCGGTGCCCGCCGCGGTCGGCTCGCTGGTGCTTTCCGCGGTGGTCGCCATAGCGGTCGGCCTGGGGCTCGGCTGGCTCACCAACAAGCTGATGGGGCTGCTCGGTGACCCGACCCTGCAGATCGGTCTGACACTGCTGGTGCCGTTCGTCGCGTACGTCCTGGCGGAGAATTTCCGCGGCTCCGGGGTACTGGCGGTGCTGACCTGCGCGCTGTTCCTGGCTGAGTACGCGGTCGACCCGGACGATGTGATGGGACGGCTCGCCGGCTACACCTTCTGGGAGGTCGTCGACACCCTCGTCACCGGTGTCGCCTTCGGGCTGATCGGCCTGGAGCTGCACAACATCTTCGGGGCGGCCTCCCACCGCTGGGGCCAGCTGCTCGGCGCCGGCGCCGCCGTCGTCGGGGTGGTCGTCGGGGTCCGCCTGCTGTGGCTGCTGCCCGCCGCCTGGCTGGCCAAGCGGATGCACAAGCGCCGCGACTACGACGAAGAGATCCCGATGAGCTGGCGGGAGACGCTCATCATGTGGTGGGCGGGGATGCGCGGGGTGGCCTCGGTGGCGCTGGCGCTGGCCATTCCGTACAGCGTCGACGGCGGCGATGACTTCCCGGTCCGCGACGACATCCTCTTCATCGCCTTCGCGGTGGTGCTCAGCACCCTCCTGATCCAGGGCCTCACCCTGCCCTGGCTGGTGCGCCGGCTGCGGGTACGGGCCGACACCGATGCCGTCGACGCGCTGGAGCGGGAGCTGGCGATCCGGGTGATCAAGGCGTCCAAGCGGCGGCTGAAGGAGATCCTGGAGGTCGAGGAGCTGCCCGACGAGGTCAGCGAGCAACTGGCCCGCCGCGCCCACGACATCGGTGCCCGGATCGCGCCGGACATCGTCGACGACGAGCGGCGCGAGCTCTTCGACAAGCGCATCACCCGCCTGAAGAAGGTGCACCGCATCCAGGGCGAGATGCTGTCGGCCGCCCGGCACGAGGTGCTGGCGGCGCGCAGTGAACCGGGCGCGGACCCGGAGATCGTCGACCGGGTGCTGCGCCATCTGGACATGCGCAGCCTGCGGGGCACTCCCTGA
- a CDS encoding dienelactone hydrolase family protein, whose amino-acid sequence MSVPAASESPTSGLSTIVLFHSVCGLRSAVHAAADRLRAAGHEVIVPDLFDGRTADSVPDGILIKDEIGKEELLKRAITAVAPYSDRGLVYAGFSFGGSVAQNLALGDERTRGLLLLHGTSDIAEGTVADDLPVQLHVADPDPYEPHDWLNAWYLQMRRAGADVEVFRYAGAGHLFTDPDLPDYDAEAAESAWKVALGFLAEL is encoded by the coding sequence ATGTCAGTGCCGGCCGCCTCCGAGTCCCCGACCAGCGGACTTTCGACGATTGTGCTGTTCCATTCGGTGTGCGGGCTGCGTTCCGCGGTGCACGCGGCCGCGGACCGGCTGCGCGCCGCGGGGCACGAGGTGATCGTCCCCGATCTGTTCGACGGCCGGACCGCCGACTCCGTCCCGGACGGCATTCTCATCAAGGACGAGATCGGCAAGGAGGAACTGCTCAAGCGGGCCATCACGGCCGTCGCGCCCTACTCCGACCGCGGACTGGTCTATGCCGGTTTCTCCTTCGGCGGCTCGGTCGCGCAGAACCTCGCACTCGGCGACGAGCGGACCCGCGGGCTGCTTCTGCTGCACGGCACCTCGGACATCGCGGAGGGCACCGTCGCCGACGACCTGCCGGTGCAGCTGCATGTCGCCGACCCGGACCCGTACGAGCCGCACGACTGGCTGAACGCCTGGTACCTGCAGATGCGCCGGGCCGGCGCGGACGTAGAGGTCTTCCGCTACGCCGGCGCCGGCCACCTCTTCACCGATCCCGATCTGCCCGACTACGACGCGGAGGCCGCCGAGAGCGCCTGGAAGGTGGCGCTGGGCTTCCTCGCGGAGCTGTGA
- a CDS encoding TraR/DksA family transcriptional regulator produces MVAKKTAAEKSTTPADEAVAKQPAAKKTAPEKAAPKKAAAKRTAAGTTTPGKTTAGRAAPEKAAAKKPAARKTAAKKTAAKKTVKKAPAETAAVPAKKTGAKTVVAKKTAAAAAKTHGNDSAVPVARMAAAPGELAVRPGEEPWTPEEVAEARTELMEETARLRLEIVSAEDAIAGLMRDSGDGAGDDEADTGTKNITREHELALASNAREMLHQTERALGRLDAGTYGLCENCGNPIGKARMQAFPRATLCVECKQKQERR; encoded by the coding sequence ATGGTGGCGAAAAAGACCGCCGCGGAGAAGAGCACGACGCCTGCCGACGAGGCCGTCGCGAAGCAGCCTGCGGCGAAGAAGACGGCCCCGGAGAAGGCAGCTCCGAAGAAGGCCGCGGCCAAGAGGACGGCGGCCGGTACGACCACGCCGGGGAAGACCACGGCCGGACGGGCGGCGCCCGAGAAGGCGGCCGCGAAGAAGCCGGCGGCCAGGAAGACCGCGGCGAAGAAGACCGCCGCGAAGAAGACCGTGAAGAAGGCTCCGGCCGAGACGGCCGCGGTGCCCGCTAAGAAGACGGGAGCCAAGACGGTGGTGGCGAAGAAGACTGCGGCCGCGGCGGCCAAGACCCACGGCAACGACTCCGCGGTGCCCGTGGCCCGGATGGCCGCGGCGCCGGGGGAGCTCGCCGTACGGCCCGGCGAGGAACCCTGGACGCCCGAAGAGGTCGCCGAGGCGCGGACCGAGCTGATGGAGGAGACGGCGCGGCTGCGGCTGGAGATCGTCTCGGCCGAGGACGCCATCGCCGGGCTGATGCGCGACTCCGGTGACGGAGCGGGCGACGACGAGGCCGACACCGGCACCAAGAACATCACCCGCGAACACGAGCTGGCGCTCGCCTCCAACGCCCGCGAGATGCTCCACCAGACCGAGCGCGCCCTGGGCCGGCTGGACGCGGGCACCTACGGCCTCTGCGAGAACTGCGGCAACCCCATCGGCAAGGCGCGGATGCAGGCCTTCCCCCGCGCGACGCTGTGCGTGGAGTGCAAGCAGAAGCAGGAGCGCCGTTGA
- the ileS gene encoding isoleucine--tRNA ligase gives MSPQPQYRQVPAQVDLPALEHAVLEFWQEQKIFARTLQQSEGRPEWVFYEGPPTANGMPGAHHIEARVFKDVFPRFRTMQGYHVDRKAGWDCHGLPVELAVEKELGFNGKKDIEAYGIAEFNAKCRESVTRHTDAFAELTTRMGYWTDLDAPYRTMDPDYIESVWWSLKEIFNKGLLVQDHRVAPWCPRCGTGLSDHELAQGYENVVDPSVFVRLPLTSGPLAGRAALLIWTTTPWTLVSNTAVAAHPDVTYVVATDGNERLVVAEPLLEKALGEGWTATGESFTGREMERWAYERPFDLVELDGANIVVNAEYVTTDDGTGLVHQAPAFGEDDLRTCKAYDLPVINPVRPDGTFEEELRLVGGQFFKKADEALVADLDARGLLFRHLAYEHSYPHCWRCHTALLYYAQPSWYIRTTAVKDALLRENENTNWFPESVKHGRFGDWLNNNIDWALSRNRYWGTPLPIWRCEENHLTCVGSLTELTELTGTDQSDLDPHRPYIDAVTFPCPTCRGTATRVPEVIDAWYDSGSMPFAQWGYPYRNKELFEKRYPAQFISEAIDQTRGWFYTLMAVGTLVFDKSSYENVVCLGHILAEDGRKMSKHLGNILQPIPLMDQHGADAVRWFMAAGGSPWAARRVGHGTIQEVVRKTLLTYWNTVAFQALYARTSNWAPSAADPAPAARPLLDRWLLGELNTLVEQVTESLEAFDTQRAGKLLSSFVDDLSNWYVRRSRRRFWQGDAAALRTLHEVIETVTRLMAPLTPFITERVWQDLVVPVTPEAPESVHLAAWPVADRTLIDPALSGQMQLVRRLVELGRATRAESGVKTRQPLSRALVAAHGFAGLPEDLRAQITEELNVSSLAALSEVGGSLVDTTAKANFRALGKRFGKGVQAVAKAVAAADAAALSLALRDGTASVEVDGETVTLAPDEVIITETPREGWSVASDAGATVALDLEITPELRRAGLARDAIRLIQEARKNSGLDVADRIALRWRSTDEEVHTALTDHAGLISDEVLADAFTPGEADGSYGPAFTDEGLALTFQLRKA, from the coding sequence ATGAGTCCGCAGCCCCAGTACCGCCAGGTACCCGCCCAGGTAGACCTCCCCGCTCTCGAGCACGCCGTGCTCGAGTTCTGGCAGGAACAGAAGATCTTCGCCCGTACCCTCCAGCAGTCCGAGGGACGGCCCGAGTGGGTCTTCTACGAGGGCCCCCCGACCGCCAACGGCATGCCCGGCGCGCACCACATCGAGGCGCGCGTCTTCAAGGACGTCTTCCCCCGGTTCCGCACGATGCAGGGCTACCACGTCGACCGCAAGGCCGGCTGGGACTGCCACGGCCTCCCGGTCGAGCTGGCCGTGGAGAAGGAGCTGGGCTTCAACGGCAAGAAGGACATCGAGGCGTACGGCATCGCCGAGTTCAATGCCAAGTGCCGCGAGTCGGTGACCCGCCACACCGACGCCTTCGCCGAGCTCACGACCCGTATGGGCTACTGGACCGACCTGGACGCCCCGTACCGCACGATGGACCCCGACTACATCGAATCGGTGTGGTGGTCGCTGAAGGAGATCTTCAACAAGGGCCTGCTGGTCCAGGACCACCGCGTCGCCCCCTGGTGCCCGCGCTGCGGCACCGGCCTGTCGGACCACGAGCTGGCCCAGGGCTACGAGAACGTCGTCGACCCCTCGGTCTTCGTCCGCCTCCCGCTGACGTCCGGCCCGCTGGCCGGCCGCGCCGCGCTGCTGATCTGGACGACCACCCCCTGGACCCTGGTCTCCAACACCGCGGTCGCCGCGCACCCCGACGTCACCTATGTCGTCGCCACCGACGGCAACGAGCGGCTGGTCGTCGCCGAGCCGCTGCTGGAGAAGGCCCTCGGCGAGGGCTGGACCGCCACCGGCGAGTCGTTCACCGGCCGCGAGATGGAGCGCTGGGCCTATGAGCGCCCCTTCGACCTCGTCGAGCTCGACGGCGCCAACATCGTCGTCAACGCCGAGTACGTCACCACCGATGACGGCACCGGCCTCGTCCACCAGGCCCCGGCCTTCGGTGAGGACGACCTCAGGACCTGCAAGGCGTACGACCTGCCGGTGATCAACCCGGTCCGCCCGGACGGCACCTTCGAGGAGGAACTGCGCCTGGTCGGCGGCCAGTTCTTCAAGAAGGCCGACGAGGCGCTGGTCGCCGACCTCGACGCCCGCGGCCTGCTCTTCCGGCACCTCGCCTACGAGCACAGCTACCCGCACTGCTGGCGCTGCCACACCGCGCTGCTCTACTACGCCCAGCCGTCGTGGTACATCCGCACCACCGCGGTCAAGGACGCCCTGCTGCGGGAGAACGAGAACACCAACTGGTTCCCCGAGTCGGTCAAGCACGGCCGCTTCGGCGACTGGCTGAACAACAACATCGACTGGGCGCTGTCCCGCAACCGCTACTGGGGCACCCCGCTGCCCATCTGGCGCTGCGAGGAGAACCACCTCACCTGCGTCGGCTCGCTCACCGAGCTGACCGAGCTGACCGGCACCGACCAGTCGGACCTGGACCCGCACCGCCCGTACATCGACGCGGTCACCTTCCCCTGCCCGACCTGCCGGGGCACCGCGACCCGCGTCCCCGAGGTCATCGACGCCTGGTACGACTCGGGCTCGATGCCGTTCGCGCAGTGGGGCTACCCGTACCGCAACAAGGAGCTGTTCGAGAAGCGCTACCCGGCGCAGTTCATCTCGGAGGCCATCGACCAGACCCGCGGCTGGTTCTACACCCTGATGGCCGTCGGCACGCTCGTCTTCGACAAGTCCTCGTACGAAAACGTGGTCTGCCTCGGTCACATCCTCGCCGAGGACGGCCGGAAGATGTCCAAGCACCTGGGCAACATCCTCCAGCCGATCCCGCTCATGGACCAGCACGGCGCCGACGCGGTCCGCTGGTTCATGGCGGCCGGCGGCTCCCCCTGGGCCGCCCGCCGGGTGGGCCACGGCACCATCCAGGAAGTCGTCCGCAAGACGCTGCTGACGTACTGGAACACCGTCGCCTTCCAGGCGCTGTACGCCCGCACCTCGAACTGGGCGCCCTCCGCCGCCGACCCGGCCCCGGCCGCCCGGCCGCTGCTGGACCGCTGGCTGCTCGGCGAGCTGAACACCCTGGTCGAGCAGGTCACCGAGTCCCTGGAAGCCTTCGACACCCAGCGCGCCGGCAAGCTCCTCTCCTCCTTCGTCGACGACCTCTCCAATTGGTACGTCCGCCGCTCCCGCCGCCGCTTCTGGCAGGGCGACGCGGCCGCGCTGCGCACGCTGCACGAGGTCATCGAGACGGTCACCCGGCTGATGGCCCCGCTCACCCCGTTCATCACCGAGCGGGTCTGGCAGGACCTGGTCGTCCCGGTCACCCCCGAGGCCCCGGAGTCCGTCCACCTCGCCGCATGGCCGGTCGCCGACCGGACGCTCATCGACCCGGCGCTGTCCGGCCAGATGCAGCTGGTGCGCCGGCTGGTCGAGCTGGGCCGGGCGACCCGCGCCGAGTCGGGGGTGAAGACCCGCCAGCCGTTGTCCCGTGCGCTGGTGGCGGCCCACGGCTTCGCCGGCCTGCCCGAGGACCTGCGCGCACAGATCACCGAGGAGCTGAACGTCAGTTCGCTGGCCGCCCTGTCGGAGGTGGGCGGCTCCCTGGTCGACACCACCGCCAAGGCGAACTTCCGTGCCCTGGGCAAGCGGTTCGGCAAGGGCGTCCAGGCGGTGGCCAAGGCCGTCGCCGCGGCGGACGCCGCCGCCCTTTCGCTGGCCCTGCGTGACGGCACGGCGAGCGTCGAGGTCGACGGGGAGACCGTCACGCTCGCCCCCGACGAGGTGATCATCACCGAGACCCCGCGCGAGGGCTGGTCGGTGGCCTCCGACGCGGGTGCCACGGTCGCCCTCGACCTGGAGATCACCCCGGAGCTGCGCCGGGCGGGCCTGGCCCGCGACGCGATCCGGCTGATCCAGGAGGCCCGTAAGAACAGCGGCCTGGACGTCGCCGACCGGATCGCGCTGCGCTGGCGGTCCACCGACGAGGAGGTCCACACGGCGCTGACCGACCACGCCGGCCTGATCTCCGACGAGGTGCTCGCCGACGCCTTCACCCCCGGCGAGGCGGACGGTTCCTACGGCCCCGCGTTCACCGACGAGGGCCTGGCCCTCACGTTCCAGCTGCGCAAGGCCTGA